A DNA window from Pongo abelii isolate AG06213 chromosome 2, NHGRI_mPonAbe1-v2.0_pri, whole genome shotgun sequence contains the following coding sequences:
- the LOC100456569 gene encoding peptidyl-prolyl cis-trans isomerase A-like, translating to MGFADAAATGSPLLSAMVNPTVFFHIAVHSEPLGGIPFELFADKIPKTPENFHALSTGEKGFGYKGSCFHRIIPGVMCQRGDFTSHNGTGGKCI from the coding sequence ATGGGCTTTGCAGACGCCGCTGCCACCGGGAGCCCTCTACTATCAGCCATGGTCAACCCCACCGTGTTCTTCCACATCGCTGTCCACAGTGAGCCCTTGGGTGGCATCCCCTTTGAGCTGTTTGCAGACAAGATTCCAAAGACACCAGAAAACTTTCATGCTCTAAGCACTGGAGAAAAAGGATTTGGTTATAAGGGTTCCTGCTTTCACAGAATTATTCCAGGGGTTATGTGTCAGCGTGGTGACTTCACAAGTCATAATGGCACTGGTGGCAAGTGCATCTAA